Proteins from a single region of Hypanus sabinus isolate sHypSab1 chromosome 26, sHypSab1.hap1, whole genome shotgun sequence:
- the LOC132381397 gene encoding proteasome subunit beta type-5-like, whose protein sequence is MALVDVLSCGGSGAGAGAGGRVGGAPIGLGLELPPAQLGDEEPTERIELLHGTTTLGLKFAQGVVIAVDSRATAGSYVASQTVKKVIEINPYLLGTMAGGAADCSFWQRLLARQCRIYQLRNKQRISVAAASKLLANMVYQYKGMGLSMGTMICGWDKRGPGLYYVDSEGNRVPGQIFSVGSGSVYAYGVLDRGYRHEMEPEEAYELARQAIYHATVRDAYSGGTVTLYHVRESGWVRVSSEDVADLHLKFRAGGCN, encoded by the exons ATGGCGCTGGTTGATGTTCTGAGCTGTGGCGGCTCGGGGGCCGGGGCCGGGGCCGGGGGTCGAGTCGGTGGCGCGCCGATTGGCCTCGGCTTGGAGCTGCCCCCGGCACAGCTTGGGGATGAAGAGCCGACGGAACGGATCGAGCTGCTACATGGGACCACCACCCTGGGTTTGAAG TTTGCCCAGGGCGTGGTGATCGCAGTGGACTCCCGAGCCACAGCTGGCTCCTACGTGGCCTCGCAGACGGTGAAGAAAGTGATCGAGATCAACCCCTACCTGCTGGGGACGATGGCGGGAGGGGCGGCggactgcagcttctggcagcgCCTGCTGGCCCGCCAGTGCCGTATCTACCAGCTGCGCAACAAGCAGCGCATCTCGGTGGCGGCCGCCTCCAAGCTGCTGGCCAACATGGTGTATCAGTACAAGGGCATGGGGCTGTCCATGGGCACCATGATCTGCGGCTGGGACAAGCGAGGACCAG GCCTGTACTACGTGGACAGTGAGGGCAACCGGGTGCCGGGCCAGATCTTCTCAGTAGGCTCGGGCTCAGTCTATGCCTACGGTGTGTTGGACCGTGGCTACCGGCACGAGATGGAGCCAGAGGAGGCCTACGAGCTTGCCCGGCAGGCCATCTACCACGCCACCGTCCGCGATGCCTACTCCGGCGGCACCGTCACCCTCTACCACGTGCGGGAGAGCGGCTGGGTGCGCGTCTCCAGCGAGGACGTCGCAGACCTGCACCTCAAGTTTCGCGCCGGAGGCTGCAACTAG